The sequence GCGACCAGGCGGCAAATGGCAGCGCGAGGTCACCGAGTCCATCATGTTGAGCCTCGGCAGATCCTCGAACTCGTGGCGTAGGTGATGTGCGAAATGTTCGTTGTCAATCGACTTTCAAGGCGGGTGCGGGCTTTCGCCCACTTGACGCGCCAGAGCACTCCTGCGAAGATCATCGTCGCCCATTGGTGTTCCGATAGCGCGAAGACACCTTACGCAATCTCCCAACTGGAGGACTCCCCTTGCTAGGCAGAAAGACGGCCCGAGTGGCAACAGTGGCAGCAACGGTCGGCGCCCTCATGGCGTTCGGTGCAGCGCCCGCCCACGCAGCTGAGAAGTTCTGCTCAAGGACTTTTGGTACGTGCTGGGCTGGTCCCGTCTCCGCTCACAGCTCCGAGCATTACATCAAGATTTACGCGTGGTCCGACTGGTCGGTCGAAGTAAAGCTTTACGATTATGACAATGGGGTCCTTGTTGGAACGCTCGTGGTAGCGGGCGGTGTGGGTGAGAAGAAAATCGGTGGCCTCTACGGCCGCTACCACGTGAGGGTAAATGGCAACATTGGCGCTCTGGCAACTGGAGGATTGCGCAACACGCCGTAATCCAGTACCCGCCGGCAAGTAGGTTAGCGCACCCCGTTCTCCTGGTTTCCGGCCCGGGCGGTAAACGCTTGTGAAGAGTCGGGCCAAGGCCCTCCACCATGGCGGTGGGCCCTTGGCCCGACTCAGAGTGACGCAAACTGTTGCGCGAAGATCGACGGAACAATCATAGCCCCAGGCCGCGGCCGATGATCTCCTTCATGATCTCGGTGGTGCCGCCGTAGATGGTCTGCACCCGGCCGTCCAGCCAGGCCTTCGCCACCGGGTACTCCAGCATGAAGCCGTAGCCGCCGTGCAGCTGGAGGCAGCGGTCGGCGACCCGGTTCTGCAGCTCCGTGGTCCACCACTTGGCCTTGGCCGCGTCGGTCACCGAGAGCCGACCGGCGTTGAACTCGGCGACGCAGTGGTTGATGAAGGTGCGCGCGATGGTGACCTCGGTGTCCAGCTCGGCCAGGAGGAAGCGGTTGTGCTGGAACTTCCCGATCGGCCGGCCGAACGCCTCCCGCGTTCGGGCGTGGTCGAGGGTGAGGGCGAGCAGCTTCTCGCAGGCCGCCACCGCCGCGACGGCGATGCTCAGCCGCTCCCGGGGCAGGTTGGCCATCAGGTGGTAGAAGCCGTGGTGTTCGGTGCCGATCAGGTTCTCCGCCGGGACCCGGCAGTCGTCGAAGAAGAGCTCCGCGGTGTCGTTGGCCTTCAGGCCCACCTTGGCCAGCCGCCGGCCCCGGCTGAACCCGGGCGTGCCGGTCTCCACCGCGAGCAGGCTCACCCCGTGCGCGCCCCGGTCCGGCGCCGTCTTGGCGACCACCACCACGAGGTCGGCCATTTCCCCGTTGGTGATGAACGTTTTCTGCCCGTTGAGGACGTACGTGTCGCCGTCGCGGACGGCGCTGGTGCGGACCCCGGCCAGGTCGGACCCGGCCCCGGGCTCGCTCATCGCGATGGCGGTGACCAGGTCGCCGGAGCAGAAGCCCGGCAGCCAGCGCTTGCGCTGGTCGTCGGTGGTCAGCTCGGTCAGGTACGGGGCCACCACGTCGTTGTGCAGGCCAAACCCGAGGCCGGCGCAGCCCGCCGCGACGATCTCCTCGTCGAGGACGGCGTGGAACCGGAAGTCGCGCTGACCGCCGCCGCCGTACGCCTCGTCGACGTCCATGCCGAGCAGCCCGGCGGCACCGGCCTTGCGCCACACCTCCCGATCCACGATTCCTGCGGCCTCCCAGCGCTCGTGGTGCGGCACGGCCTCCCGGGCGAGGAACTCGCGGCACAGCGCCCGGAACTCCTCGTGCACCGGGTCGTAGAGATGCTGGTCCATGGCGACGAGTGTGCCGGCACCCGGGCTGGTGGTCCAGACCCAGCGACCGGGCACGTTTGCCGGTGTACGGGGCGGGTAGCTCGCCTCGTCCATCGGCCCGACGTGAGGGGGCGACGCCGTGTCCGTGCCGGCCGGGGCCGCCTCGCGATCGGGCCCGCCGCCGCCGTTCGCCGCCGAGCTGGCCCGGGAGCTGCGCGCCGCCGTCGAGGGCGAGGTGCGCTTCGCCGCGGGTGACCGCGCGTTGTACGCGTTCGACGCCTCCATCTTCCGCCAGCTGCCGATCGGCGTGGTGCTGCCGCGGAGCGCGGCGGACGTGGCGGCGGCGCTGGCGGTCTGCCGCCGGTTCGGGGCGCCGGTCTTCGCGCGGGGGTGCGGTACCGCGCTGACCGGGCAGAGCGTCAACGCGGCGGTCTGCTTCGACTTCTCGAAGTACCTGAACGAGATCGTCGCACTGGATCCGGCCGGGCGGCGGGCCCGGGTGCAGCCGGGGGTGATCTGCGACCAGCTGCGGGACGCCGCCGAGGTCCACGGGCTGACCTTCGGGCCGGACCCGGCGACGCACGACCACGCGACGCTGGGCGGCATGATCGGGAACAACTCGTGCGGCACCCACTCGCAGATGGCCGGCAAGACCGTCGACAACATCGACGAGCTGGACGTGATCACGTACGACGGCACCCGGTTACGGGTCGGCCGCACCGACGAGCGGGAGCTGGAGCGGATCATCGCGGCGGGCGGGCGGCGCGGCGCGATCTACGCCGGGCTGCGCCGGATCCGGGACCGCTACGCCGACGTGATCCGCTCCGGGATGCCGGACATCCCGCGCCGGGTCTCCGGGTACAACCTGGACCAGCTGCTGCCGGAGAACGGCTTCCACGTGGCGCGGGCGCTGGTGGGCTCGGAGTCGACGCTGGCGCTCACCCTGGAGGCCGAGTGCCGGCTGGTGCCGTCGCCGCCGCACCGGGCCCTGGTCGTGCTCGGTTATCCCGACATCGCCTCCTCCGGCGACGACGTCGCGTGGCTGCTGTCCTTCGCGCCGATCGGCCTGGAGTGCACGAGCCGGGGCGTGGTCGAGAACCTGCGGGCCAAGCGCATGCGCGTCGGCGACGAGCGGCTGCTGCCGCCCGGGAACGCCTGGCTGCTCGTCGAGTTCGGCGGGGACACCGACGTCGAGGCGTCCGCCCGGGCGCGGGAACTCGCCGCGGCGTTGGACAGCCGCCCCGACGCCCCGAGCCACCGGCTCTACGAGGACCCGGCGCAGCAGGCCGGGGTGTGGGAGATCCGCCGGCACTCGGCGGGCACCACCCGGATGCCGATCGGGCTGGGCGGGCACCCCGGGTGGCCGAACTGGGAGGACGCCGCGGTGCCGCCGGAGCGGCTCGGGGACTACCTGCGCGGATACACCGGGCTGCTGGACCGGTTCGGTTATCGGGCGGTCTTCTACGGCCACTGGGGGCAGGGCTGCGTCCACTGCCGGGTGAACTTCGACCTGCGTACGGCCGACGGGATCCGCCGTTACCGGGAGTTCATGGAGCAGGCCGCCGACCTGGTGGTCTCCTTCGGCGGCTCGCTCTCCGGCGAGCACGGCGACGGGCACGGCCGGGCCGAGCTGTGGCCGAAGATGTTCCCGGCAGAGCTGATGCGAGCCTTCGCGGAGTTCAAGCGGCTGTGGGACCCGGACGGCCGGATGAACCCGCACAAGCTGATCGACCCGTACCCGCTGGACTCGCACCTGCGGGAGGGCGCCGGCTACCGCCCGCTGGAGCTGGACACCGTCTTCCGCTATCCCGCCGACGGGGGCAGCTTCGCCGACGCGGCCGGCCGGTGCTTCGGCGTCGGCAAGTGCCGGCACGTGACCGGCGGGGTGATGTGCCCGAGCTTCATGGTCACCCGGGAGGAACGCCACTCGACCCGCGGCCGGGCCCGGCTGCTGCAGGAGATGGCCGACGGGACGGGCTCGCTCACCGGCGGCTGGCGCAGCCCCGAGGTGAAGGAGGCGCTGGACCTCTGCCTGGCCTGCAAGGGCTGCCGGGGTGACTGCCCGGTCCAGGTGGACATCGCCACCTACAAGGCCGAGTTCCTGCACCACCACTACGCGGGGCGGCTGCGGCCCCGCCAGGCGTACGCCCTGGGGCTGATCAACGTGTGGGCCCGGCTGGCCGCGTACGCCCCGACGGCGGTCAACGCCGTCACCCACGCGCCGCTGCTGCATCGGCTGGTCAAGCTCGCCGGCGGGGTCGCGCCGGACCGCGACGTGCCCCGGTTCGCCCGGCGCACCTTCGTCGACTGGTTCGCCGGCCACCGCCCCCGGAACCCGGACGCGCCCCCGGTGCTGCTCTGGCCCGACACCTTCACCAACCACTTCGAGCCACGGATCGGCGTCGCGGCCGTGACGGTGCTGGAGGAGGCCGGCTTCCGGGTGGTGCTGCCCGCACCTCGCCTCTGCTGCGGGCGGCCGCTGTACGACTACGGGATGCTCGACCTGGCCCGCCGCTACCTGCGCCGGGTGCTCGCCGTGCTGGCCCCAGAGATCGAGGCCGGCGTTCCGCTGGTGGGGCTGGAGCCGAGCTGCCTGACGGTGTTCCGGGACGAGCTCACCAACCTCTTCCCGCGCGACGCGCAGGCGCAGCGGCTCCGGGCGCAGAGCTTCACCCTCGCCGAGTTCCTGAACCGGTACGCCCCGAACTGGCCGCTGCCCCGCCTGGAGCGGGACGCGCTCGTGCAGCCGCACTGCCACCACCACTCGGTGCTCGGCTTCGCCGACGACGCGGCGCTGCTGCGCCGGATGCGGCTGCGGGTGCGGCAGCCGGACGCGGGCTGCTGCGGCATGGCCGGCAGCTTCGGCTACGAGGCCGGCGAGCGGTACCGGGTCTCGGTGGCGGCCGGCGAGCGGGTGCTGCTGCCGGCGGTACGCGCCGCCGGCGCGGAGACCCTCGTCGTGGCCGACGGGTTCAGCTGCCGCGGGCAGATCCGGGGCGGCACCGACCGCGACGGCCTGCACCTGGCCGAGGTGCTGGCCCTGGCCATCCGGGAGGGGCGGCAGGGCCCGCCGGGCGGCTACCCGGAGCGGCGGCTGCCCGAGGTGGCCACGGCCGGACGGGGCCGGGCGCGCGTCCTGCTCGGCGCCGGGTTGCTGGCGGCCGGCGCGCTCGCCGTCCGCCGTCGGAGCGCCGCTCGGGGCGCCGCTCGGGACGTCGCTCGGGGTGCCGCCCGGGGCGCCGGTCGGGGTTGACCGGCGCCAGTTCAGGGCGCGGAGAGAGGAGAAGGCGTGGCGGAGCAGCGTACGGCTGCGGACACCCTGGTCGACCGGCTCGTCGACTGGGGCGTGGAGGCCATCTTCGGATTACCGGGTGACGGCATCAACGGGCTGATGGAGGCCCTGCGCAAGCGGCGGGACCGGATCCGCTACGTGCACGTGCGGCACGAGGAGGTCGCCGCGATGGCGGCGGTGGGGTACGCCAAGTTCACCGGCCGCCTCGGCGTCTGCTTCGCCACCTCGGGGCCGGGCGCGGTGCACCTGCTCAACGGCCTGCTCGACGCGAAGGTCGAGCAGGCGCCGCTGCTGGCCATCACCGGGATGTCGTACCACGACCTGATCGGCACCAGCTATCTGCAGGACATCAACACCGACTACCTGTTCAACGACATCGCGCTCTACAACCAGCGGATCATGGGCCCGGCGCACGTGACCAACGTGGTCGACTACGCGGTGCGGACGGCGCTGTCCCAGCGCGGGCCGGCGCATCTGGCGTTCCCGATCGACTACCAGGCGGCCCCCGCCGGGTCGGGTACGCGGTACGTGCGCAACGTGCCCGGGCACACCTCGACCACGTTCCGCGCGCCCGTCCGGGTGCCCTGCCGGGCCGATCTGGAGGCCGCCGCGCAGGCGCTCGCCGGCCGGACGAAGGTCGCCATCCTGGCCGGGGCGGGTGCCCGGGGCGCCGGTGACGAGCTGGAGGCGGTGGCCGAGCTGCTCGGCGCGCCGATCGTCAAGGCGCAGCTGGGGAAGGACTGCGTGCCCGACGACAGTCCGTACACCACCGGCCCGATCGGGCTGGTCGGCTCGCTGCCCTCCGAAGAGGCGCTCGAACAGTGCGACGCGCTGCTCATCGTCGGCTCGACGATGCCCTACATCGAGTACTACCCGAAGCCGGGGCAGGCGGTCTGCGTGCAGATCGACGACAAGCCGGAACGGATGGGACTGCGGCACCCGGTCGACGTACCGCTCTGCGGTGACGCCGGGGCCACCCTGGCCGCGCTGCGGCCGCTGCTGACCCGCAACGACGACCGCGGCTTCCTGACCAGGGCGCAGGAGGGGATGGCCCGGTGGTGGGAGCTGATGGCCGAGCGGGGCAGCCGCACCGACGTGCCGATGAAACCGCAGGTCCCGGCGTGGGCGTTGAACGACGCGCTCGCGCCGGACGCGATCGTGTGCGGGGATTCCGGCACGGTGACCACCTGGGCGGCCCGGCAGATCAAGCTCCGCCGGGGCCAGGCATTCAGCTTCTCCGGCACGAACTGCTCGATGGCGGCCGGCCTGCCGTACGCGATCGGAGCCCAGACCGCGTACCCCGGCCGGCAGGTGGTGGTCTTCACCGGCGACGGTTCGCTGACCATGCAGCTCGGCGACTTCCTCACCGCGGTGCAGCACGATCTGCCGATCAAGGTGGTGGTGGTCCGCAACGACACGCTGGGGCTGATCAAGTGGGAGCAGATGGTGTTCCTGGGCAACCCGGAGTACGGCGTGGACGTCGCACCGCTGGATTTCGTGAAGTTCGCCGAGGCGTGCGGGGCGAAGGGCGTACGCATCGACGATCCCCGCCGTTGCGGGGCGCAACTGGCCGACGCGCTCGCGACGGACGGCCCGGTCATCGTGGAGTGCGTGGTGGACCAGCACGAACCGCCGATGCCGGCCAGGGTCAGGAAGGACCAGGTGAGCAAGCTGGCCAAGGCGCTGCGCTCCGGCACGCCCAACCGCAACCGGATCGCCCTCGACATGGTCAAGGATCTGCTGGACGAGGCGAGCTTCCAGGCCAGCCCAGCGCGCGCGATCCCGGACCGGGCCGGCCACGCGCTCTCCGGGCTCGCGGGCCGGCTGCGCAACCGCGCCGATGACGAGCACTCCGAGTAGGACGGGCAGGCGACGGGAGGCCCTGGTGATGCACGCGCTGAGCGCCGCGGCCGCCAGCGCGGACGTGGTCAGCTACCTCGGCCTGGGGCGGGCCTTCCCCGCGAACATGACCGGCAACACGGTGCTGCTCGGGCTGGGGGTGGCCACCGGCGACCTGGCCGCCGCGGGCCGCTCGGCCACCGCGCTGGTCGCCTTCCTGCTCGGCGCGGGCGCGGTGGGGGCGGCGGTGCCGGTACGGGGCTGGTCGCGGGGCCTGCTCGGGGTGCTCGCGGTCGAGGTGCTGCTCCTGGCCGCCCTCCCGGCCTGGTGGCTCGCGCTGCCGGGCCACCCGTCGGGCTGGCCGCAGCACGGGCTCATCGCCCTGCTCGGCGCGGCGATGGGCATGCAGAGCGCGGTGACCCACCGGTGGGGCAGGGCCGGAGTGTCCACGACGTACATCACGGGAACGTGGACGGCGTTCAGCATCGGCGTGGCCAGCCGGCTGCGCGGCCGGGAGACCGGGAAGTCGACGGGCCCACTTCGCCGCGAAACCACCGTGCTCGGGTTGTACGCCCTCACCGCCCTGGCGGTCGCGGCGGCGTTCAGCGCGTGGGCGGCCCGGGCCGCCCTGCTCCCGGTGGCGCTGCTGGCCCTGGCCGTGGCGACCGCCGCGTCGGTGAACCGGGCCCGGTCCGTCCCAGGCGTGTGCTGAGCCGGGGCGCGGGTCCGCTGGGACCAGTGGCAGGGTTGGCCTGTACCGGTGCCGGTCAGGCGGCCAGGGCGCGGGCGGCCACCGTCAGGTCCGCCACCAGACCCTCGTACGCCACGTCCTGGTTGTCGGCGCGCAGTACGGCGGACGGGTGGATGGTGGCCAGCAGTTGGGCCTCCGGGACGTCGGCCACCTTCCCGGCGCTGTCCACCGGCACCCGCTGGAAGTCCTGCGGGCGTTGCGCGGCGTTCGGCCAGGGCAGCAGCTCACCGCGCTGCTTCGTCACCCGGAACGCCGGGCCGAGCAGGGCCTTGGCGGCGGTGGCGCCGAGCACCACCACGACCTCGGGGCGGAGCCGGGCGAACTCGGCGACCAGCCAGGGCCGGCAGGCGGTGATGTGCACCCGGTCCGGCGTCTGGTGGATCCGCCGCTTCCCGCGCAACTCAAAACGGAAGTGCTTGACAGCGTTCGTCAAGTAGATGTGGCCGGGGTCGATGCCCGCGTCGTCCACCGCCCGGCGCAGCACCCGCCCGGCGGGGCCGACGAACGGCAGGCCCTTCTGGTCCTCCATGTCGCCGGGCTGCTCGCCGACGAAGACCACCCGGGCGCTCTCGTCGCCCCGGCCGAAGACGGTCTGCGACGCGTCCCGGTAGAGCTCGCAGCCCTGGCAGCCGGCCGCGGCGGCGCGTAGCTGGTCGATGGTGTCCGCCTGCGGCGGGATGAACTCCTGCGCTCCGGGGGCGCTCTCGGTCTCGGCCATTGCCCGACCTTATATCCCGGTTTCGGGCCGGACGTCGGGTGCGGTCCGGTGGTGGGTCGCCATCAGAAGCCGCCACCGCGGCGACCGGCCAGCCAGAGCGAGATGACCACCAGGATGGCCAGCACCGCCACGGTGATCCAGAGGCCGGTCACGGCCCGCTTCGAAGCCACGATGCGCCACCTCCCGGGCGCGCGGTTACCCGCTCGCCGCCGCACCATGCCGCCGCCGGCGTGGTCACGCGGTGAACGGGGCCGGCCCGGCGGGGCGCACCGCCCGCTCCACGGCGTCGGCGAACGGTGCCAGGTCGGCCTCGTCGAGGGAGCTGACGGTGATGCGTATGCCGGGGGCCGCGGCGATCCGGTTGAGCGCGCCGGGGGCGACGGACCAGCCGGCGTCGCGCAGCGCGGTGACGGCCACCGTCTCGTCCGGCACGGGCACCCAGACGTTGATCCCGGTCCGCCCGTGTGCGGCCAGCCCCCGCGCGGCCAGCGCGGCGACCAGCCCGTCCCGCCGCCGCTCGTAGCTCTCCCCCGCAAGCCGGACCAGGTCGGCGGTGGCCGGGTCGCGCCAGAGCGCGAGGACCAGGCGTTGCAGCACGGTGGAGACCCAGCCGGCGCCGACCTGGGCGCGGCCGGCCACCCGGGCCACCGTGGCCTCGTCGCCGGCGAGCACGGCGAGCCGCAGGTCCGGGCCGTAGGGCTTGCTCACCGACCGGACGAAGGCCCAGGCCGGGGTCGCCCCGGCCAGCGAATGCAGGGGTACGCGGGCCAGCTCGGCGGCGTGGTCGTCCTCGATCAGCAGCAGGTCGGCGCGGCCGGCGAGCAGCGTACGCAGGGCCGCGGCCCGGTCGGCGGAGACGGCGGCGCCGGTCGGGCTCTGGGCTCGGCTGGTCACGATCAGCGCGCGGGCGCCGGCGGCGAGGGCGGCCCGGGCGCCCGGCTCGGTCGGACCGTCGTCGTCGACCGGCACCCCGATGGCGCGCAGCCCGAGCGCGGCGACGAGATCGAGCAGGTTGGCCCAGCCGGGGTCCTCGACCGCGACCGCGTCACCGGGGCGCAGGTGGGCGGCGAGCAGGCGCTCGATGCCGTCCAGCGCGCCCCCGGTCACGGTGATCTCGCCGGCCGGTACGCCGTCGGCGGCGAGCCGCGCGCGGGCCGCGTCGGCCAACTCGGGCAGGACGGCGCTGGCCGCGTACCCGCTGGGTGGGCCGATCTCGGCGGCGAGCGCGGCCAGGTGCGGGCCGAGCGGCGGCAGCAGGCGGCTGTCGGGCTGGCCGGAGGAGAGATTGCGGGCGCCGGGCAGTGGCGGTGGCATCAGCATGGCGCGGCGGGTGGCGACCGGCGGGCGAGGGCGGACCCGGGTGCCGTGCCGGCCGGCGGTGACCACCAGGCCCCGTTGCCGCAGCTCCTGGTACGCCTTCGCCACGGTGGCCGGGCTGACCGCCAGCTCGGCGGCGAGGGCGCGGACGGCCGGCAGGGCGTCGCCCGGGGCGAGGGCGCCGGTGCGGATGCCGGTTTCCACGCTGCCCGAAATGGCCGCCGACGACGTGCCGGCGATCTGATAATGTGCTGCCACAGTTTAGGGATTGTACTAGCACAAAGGTGGGACTGTCGCATGTACCCCCCGACCGAACGGACCACCGCCACCCGGATGCGGGCCCGGATGAGCTACGACGAGGCCGCCGCGCACGCCGTGCTGGACGAGGCGTACCACTGCGCGCTCTCGTTCGTCGTGGACGGTGAGCCGCGGGTGCTGCCCACCCTGCACGTCCGCGTCGGCGACACCCTCTACCTGCACGGCTCCACCGGCAGCCGGCCGCTGCTCGCCGCCCGCGGCGGGGACGGGCTGCCGGTCTGCGTCGCGGTGACCCACCTCGACGGGCTGGTCTTCGCCCGGTCCCAGTTCAACCACAGCGCCAACTACCGTTCGGTGGTCGTCCACGGCACCGCCCGCCTGGTGACCGACGAGCGGGAGAAGGCCGAGATGCTCACCGCGCTGGTGGAGAAGGTGGCCGCCGGGCGCAGCACGGACAGCCGCCCGCCGAGCCGGCGCGAGCTGGCCGAGACCGCCGTGCTGGCCCTGCCGCTGCGCGAGGTGTCCGTCCGCGCCCGCGCCGGCGGGGCCAACGACGATCCCGTCGACCTCGACCTGCCGTACTGGGCCGGGGTGGTGCCGCTGCGGCTCACCGCCGGCCTGCCCGAACCGGCCGCCGGGGTGGCCGCGCCGGTGCCGGCGTACCTGCGGCCGGCCCGCTCGCCCTGGCTGGATCCGGTCGTCCTGCGCGGCGAGCACGTGGTGCTGGAGCCGCTCGACCTGTCCCACGCCGAGGAGCTGCACGCCGCCCTGGCCGACCCGGAGGTGTGGCGGTATCTCGGCAGCCCGCAGCCGCGGAGCGTGGACGAGACGGCCGGCCAGATCCGCGCCGCGCTGGACGCGAACCTGCGCGGCGTCCGGACGCCCTGGGTGCAGCGGTGCGCCACCACCGGGACCGTGGTCGGCACCACGTCGTACTACCAGCCCGACCCCGCCCTGCGAACCGTGGAGATCGGCTTCAGCCAGCTCGGGCGGCCGTGGTGGCGCACCGGGATCAACACCGAGGCGAAGCTGCTGCTGCTCACCCGGGCCTTCGAGGAACTGGACGCCATCCGGGTGACCTGGCAGACCAGCACGCTCAACGAGCGCTCGCAGCGGGCCATCGAACGGCTCGGCGCCACCCGCGAGGGGACGCTGCGCTCCAACCGGCGGCGGGCCGACGGGTCGTGGCGGGATTCCGCCCTCTACTCGATGCTCGCGGCCGAGTGGCCGAGCGCACAAATCAGGTTGCGGGAAAGGCTTCGCCCGGCGGCACCCGCGGCGTCATGATGTCCGGCGTGCTGGGCATCACTGACATCTGGACATACGTGCTGGGGACCGTGGCGATCGTGCTGCTGCCCGGGCCGAACTCGCTCTTCGTGCTCTCCACCGCCGCCAAGCGCGGCGTGCGGGCGGGCTACCGGGCCGCCGGCGGCGTGTTCGTCGGCGACTCGGTGCTGATGATCCTCTCCGCCGCCGGGGTGGCGTCGCTGCTCAAGGCGTACCCGCCGCTCTTCCTGGTGATCAAGTACGCCGGTGCCGCGTACCTCGGTTACGTGGGGTTGACCATGCTGCGCGGTGCCTGGCGGCGCTGGCGCACCCGCAACGACCCGGCGACGCCGCGCCTGATCGACGCGGCGGAGCCGGCGGGGCTGCGCAGTCCGTTCCGGAAGGCGCTGGTGATCAGCTTGCTCAACCCGAAGGCGATCCTCTTCTTCATCTCCTTCTTCATCCAGTTCGTCGACCCCGGGTACGCCTGGCCGGCGCTGTCGTTCCTGTTGCTCGGGCTGATCGCCCAGGTGACCAGCGCGCTTTACCTCACCGCGCTGATCTTCACGGGCACCTTCCTGGCGGCCCAGTTCCACCGCCGGCGGCGGCTGGCCGCCAGCGCCACGACCGGGATCGGCATGCTCTTCCTCGGCTTCAGCCTCAAGCTCGCCACCGCGTCGGTGTAAGGAAGGGCCCCTTCTCAACGCCAAGCGGTAGAGCAGAGGAGCCTTCTCACCGGGGGGGGGGCACGGTCACGTGCCGTCGCCGCCACCGCCACCGCCACCGCCACCGCCGATGCCGGGGCCACCGGCCGTGCCGCCCAGGCCGTAGCCGGGTGCGACCGGCTCGTCCGGGTGGCGGCTGACGTGCGCGGACTCC comes from Micromonospora viridifaciens and encodes:
- a CDS encoding bifunctional pyridoxamine 5'-phosphate oxidase family protein/GNAT family N-acetyltransferase; the protein is MYPPTERTTATRMRARMSYDEAAAHAVLDEAYHCALSFVVDGEPRVLPTLHVRVGDTLYLHGSTGSRPLLAARGGDGLPVCVAVTHLDGLVFARSQFNHSANYRSVVVHGTARLVTDEREKAEMLTALVEKVAAGRSTDSRPPSRRELAETAVLALPLREVSVRARAGGANDDPVDLDLPYWAGVVPLRLTAGLPEPAAGVAAPVPAYLRPARSPWLDPVVLRGEHVVLEPLDLSHAEELHAALADPEVWRYLGSPQPRSVDETAGQIRAALDANLRGVRTPWVQRCATTGTVVGTTSYYQPDPALRTVEIGFSQLGRPWWRTGINTEAKLLLLTRAFEELDAIRVTWQTSTLNERSQRAIERLGATREGTLRSNRRRADGSWRDSALYSMLAAEWPSAQIRLRERLRPAAPAAS
- the leuE gene encoding leucine efflux protein LeuE, yielding MMSGVLGITDIWTYVLGTVAIVLLPGPNSLFVLSTAAKRGVRAGYRAAGGVFVGDSVLMILSAAGVASLLKAYPPLFLVIKYAGAAYLGYVGLTMLRGAWRRWRTRNDPATPRLIDAAEPAGLRSPFRKALVISLLNPKAILFFISFFIQFVDPGYAWPALSFLLLGLIAQVTSALYLTALIFTGTFLAAQFHRRRRLAASATTGIGMLFLGFSLKLATASV